The following proteins come from a genomic window of Nicotiana tomentosiformis chromosome 12, ASM39032v3, whole genome shotgun sequence:
- the LOC138903007 gene encoding uncharacterized protein has product MAREATVYSVRLSHHSSYVHWGNPYLLVYGTEAVIPAEVEIPSLRIIQKVELRDADWVQSRYEQLALIDERRMNVVCHGQLYQNRMSRAFNKKVRSRQFTPRQLVLKRIFPHQDEAKGKFSPTWKGPYMVHRVLTGGTLILGEMDGEIWPKPINLDAIKRYYVSDYICAFYLM; this is encoded by the coding sequence atggcacgagaagctaccgtTTACTCTGTTCGGTTGTCGCACCATAGTTCGTACGTCCATTGGGGCAACCCATATCTattggtttatggtactgaagccgttatccccgccgaagtagaaatcccttcttTAAGAATCATACAGAAAGTCGAGCTCCGCGACGCAGATTGGGTACAGAGccggtatgaacaactagctctcattgatgaaaGAAGAATGAACgtagtatgtcacggtcaactctaccagaatagaatgtcaagagctttcaacaaaaaggttaggtcaaggcaattcacaccgaGGCAATTGGTACTAAAacggatcttcccacatcaggatgaagcaaaggggaaattctcacctACCTGgaaaggcccttacatggttcaccgagtattaACAGGAGGAACACTTATACTTGGAGAAATGGATGgcgagatttggccaaaacctatcaatttggacgcaatcaagagatactatgtttcaGATTATATTTGCGCATTCTATTTGATGTAA